The following proteins come from a genomic window of Salvia hispanica cultivar TCC Black 2014 chromosome 4, UniMelb_Shisp_WGS_1.0, whole genome shotgun sequence:
- the LOC125222147 gene encoding protein EXPORTIN 1A isoform X2, with the protein MAAEKLRDLSQPMDVPLLDATVAAFYGTGSKEERAAADHILRDLQNNPDMWLQVVHILSSTQNLNTKFFALQVLEGVIKYRWNALPVEQRDGMKNYISEVIVKILKHEWPARWKSFIPDLVAAAKTSETICENCMAILKLLSEEVFDFSRGEMTQQKIKELKQSLNSEFQLIHELCLYVLSASLRAELIRATLATLHAFLSWIPLGYIFQSPLLEKLPNFFVVPAYRNLTLQCLTEIAALSFGDFYNAQYVNMYSVFMVQLQNILPSHTNFLEAYANGTSEEQAFIQNLALFFTSFYKAHIRILESLQENKNLLLVGLEYLINISYVDDTEVFKVCLDYWNSLVLELFEAHHNLDSPAGNMTGFQMPMLSGVAEGLGSQLMQRRQLYAAPMSKLRQLMICRMAKPEEVLIVEDENGNIVRETMKDNDVLVQYKIMRETLIYLANLDHEDTEKQMLRKLSKQLNGEDWTWNNLNTLCWAIGSISGSMGEEQENRFLVMVIRDLLNLCEITKGKDNKAVIASNIMYVVGQYPRFLRAHWKFLKTVVNKLFEFMHETHPGVQDMACDTFLKIVQKCKRKFVLVQVGENEPFVSELLTTLPATIADLEPHQIHSFYESVGNMIQAESDPDKRTEYLQRLMELPNQKWAEIIGQARQSVDFLKDPDVIRAVLNILQTNTCVANSLGTYFLTQISLIFLDMLNVYRMYSELISTSIAQGGPYASKTSIVKLLRSVKRETLKLIETFLDKAEDQQHIGKQFVPPMMDPVLGDYARNLPDARESEVLSLFATIINKYKGAMLEEVPKIFEAVFQCTLEMITKNFEDYPEHRLKFFSLLRAIATYCFPALIRLSSEQLKLVMDSIIWAFRHTERNIAETGLNLLLEMLKNFQASEFCNQFYRTYFLTIEQEIFAVLTDTFHKPGFKLHVLVLQNLFCLVESGMLTEPLWDAATVPYPYPNNGMFIRQYTIKLLSTSFPNMIAAEVTQFVNGLFESRADLPSFKNHIRDFLVQSKEFSAQDNKDLYAEEAAAQRERERERMLSIPGLIAPNEIQDEMVDS; encoded by the exons ATGGCTGCGGAGAAGCTGCGCGATTTAAGTCAGCCGATGGATGTTCCACTGCTGGACGCCACTGTCGCCGCTTTCTATGGCACCGGATCCAAGGAGGAG AGGGCAGCTGCAGACCATATCCTACGGGATTTGCAAAATAACCCAGATATGTGGCTTCAAGTGGTTCACATACTATCTAGTACACAGAATTTGAATACCAAGTTTTTTGCTTTACAG GTTCTAGAAGGTGTTATTAAATACAGATGGAATGCACTGCCAGTTGAACAGCGCGATGGAATGAAGAACTATATTTCAGAAGTTATTGTGAAG ATCTTGAAGCATGAGTGGCCAGCCCGGTGGAAAAGCTTTATCCCTGACCTTGTTGCAGCAGCAAAAACAAGCGAAACTATTTGTGAGAATTGCATGGCAATTCTGAAA CTTCTTAGTGAAGAGGTGTTTGACTTCTCGAGGGGTGAGATGACCCAACAGAAGATTAAAGAGTTGAAACAATCGTTGAACAG CGAGTTCCAGCTTATTCACGAACTATGTTTGTATGTGTTGTCGGCATCTCTAAGAGCTGAGCTCATCAGGGCTACCCTGGCTACACTGCATGCTTTCCTTTCCTGGATTCCTCTAGGATATATATTTCAATCACCACTG CTTGAAAAACTGCCAAATTTCTTCGTTGTGCCTGCCTATCGCAATCTTACTCTACAATGTCTGACAGAG ATTGCTGCTCTTAGTTTTGGGGATTTTTATAACGCACAGTATGTCAATATGTATTCTGTATTCATGGTTCAATTACAG AACATCCTTCCATCTCATACAAATTTCTTAGAGGCTTATGCAAATGGCACTAGTGAGGAGCAG GCATTTATTCAAAACTTGGCGTTGTTTTTTACATCATTTTACAAG GCTCACATACGAATCCTTGAATCTTTACAAGAGAACAAAAATCTTCTGCTTGTTGGTCTTGAGTATCTTATTAACATATCTTACGTGGATGATACTGAAGTTTTTAAG GTTTGCTTGGACTATTGGAACTCTTTAGTTCTAGAGCTGTTTGAAGCACACCATAACTTGGACAGTCCTGCTGGAAACATGACGGGTTTCCAG ATGCCAATGCTTTCGGGTGTGGCTGAAGGACTTGGTTCACAGCTCATGCAGAGACGACAACTTTATGCTGCTCCTATGTCGAAGTTAAGGCAACTAATGATATGCCGCATGGCAAAGCCTGAAGAAGTCCTCATTGTTGAGGATGAAAATGGGAATATAGTCCGTGAAACTATGAAAGATAATGATGTGCTTGTGCAGTATAAG ATAATGAGGGAAACATTGATCTATTTGGCTAACCTTGATCACGAGGATACTGAAAAACAG ATGCTCAGGAAACTGAGTAAACAACTCAATGGAGAGGACTGGACCTGGAACAATCTCAATACCTTGTGTTGGGCCATTGGATCTATTTCGGGGTCGATGGGAGAGGAGCAG GAAAATAGATTTTTGGTGATGGTAATTCGTGATTTATTGAACCTATGCGAAATCACCAAGGGGAAGGACAACAAAGCTGTCATTGCTAGCAATATCAT GTATGTAGTGGGGCAATACCCTCGATTTTTAAGGGCCCACTGGAAGTTTTTGAAAACTGTTGTGAACAAGTTGTTTGAGTTCATGCACGAAACTCACCCAGGAGTTCAG GACATGGCATGCGAtacctttttaaaaattgttcaGAAGTGCAAACGTAAATTTGTCCTTGTACAG GTTGGAGAGAACGAACCATTTGTTTCAGAACTTTTAACTACTCTTCCGGCAACCATTGCAGATCTTGAGCCCCATCAGATCCATTCCTTTTATGAATCT GTTGGCAATATGATTCAAGCAGAATCTGATCCTGACAAGAGGACTGAATATTTACAGAGGTTGATGGAACTTCCTAACCAG AAATGGGCTGAAATCATTGGTCAAGCGCGCCAGAGTGTGGATTTCTTGAAAGACCCAGATGTTATAAGAGCAGTTCTTAATATATTACAG ACAAATACCTGTGTTGCAAACTCCCTTGGAACATACTTCCTGACACAGATCAGTCTAATCTTCTTGGACATGCTCAATGTGTACAG AATGTATAGTGAGCTTATTTCAACCAGTATTGCTCAAGGAGGGCCTTATGCTTCCAAAACGTCTATTGTGAAACTTTTGCG CTCTGTGAAGAGGGAAACCCTCAAGCTTATTGAGACATTTCTTGACAAAGCTGAAGATCAACAGCATATTGGAAAACAGTTCGTGCCCCCAATGATGGACCCTGTGCTTGGTGATTATGCCCGGAACTTGCCTGATGCAAGGGAGTCAGAagttctctctctttttgccaccataataaataa GTATAAGGGGGCAATGCTTGAAGAAGTTCCTAAGATATTTGAAGCTGTATTCCAGTGCACTCTAGAG ATGATAACAAAGAATTTTGAAGACTATCCAGAGCATCGGCTGAAGTTCTTTTCACTTCTTCGGGCAATTGCTACATATTGTTTTCCTGCTTTGATTCGTTTGTCCAGTGAG CAACTGAAGCTTGTGATGGATTCAATAATTTGGGCTTTCCGTCACACTGAGCGTAATATTGCTGAAACTGGACTCAACCTTCTGTTAGAGATGCTAAAAAACTTTCAG GCATCCGAGTTCTGTAACCAGTTCTACAGGACTTACTTTCTGACAATAGAACAAGAAATATTTGCTGTTTTGACAGACACCTTTCATAAGCCCGGTTTTAAGTTGCATGTATTGGTGTTACAGAACCTATTCTGCCTG GTTGAATCTGGTATGTTGACTGAGCCTCTGTGGGATGCTGCCACTGTTCCGTATCCTTATCCAAACAATGGGATGTTCATTAGGCAATACACAATTAAGCTTTTGAGCACATCCTTCCCTAACATGATAGCTGCTGAG GTGACACAATTTGTCAATGGACTTTTTGAGTCTAGAGCAGATTTGCCCTCGTTCAAAAACCACATAAGAGACTTTCTTGTGCAATCTAAAGAATTTTCAGCTCAG GATAACAAAGATCTTTATGCCGAGGAAGCTGCTGCCCAGAGGGAAAGAGAACGAGAACGCATGCTCTCCATACCCGGACTTATCGCTCCCAACGAGATACAAGATGAAATGGTCGACTCATAA
- the LOC125222147 gene encoding protein EXPORTIN 1A isoform X1, which translates to MAAEKLRDLSQPMDVPLLDATVAAFYGTGSKEERAAADHILRDLQNNPDMWLQVVHILSSTQNLNTKFFALQVLEGVIKYRWNALPVEQRDGMKNYISEVIVKLSSDEVSFRRERLYVNKLNIILVQILKHEWPARWKSFIPDLVAAAKTSETICENCMAILKLLSEEVFDFSRGEMTQQKIKELKQSLNSEFQLIHELCLYVLSASLRAELIRATLATLHAFLSWIPLGYIFQSPLLEKLPNFFVVPAYRNLTLQCLTEIAALSFGDFYNAQYVNMYSVFMVQLQNILPSHTNFLEAYANGTSEEQAFIQNLALFFTSFYKAHIRILESLQENKNLLLVGLEYLINISYVDDTEVFKVCLDYWNSLVLELFEAHHNLDSPAGNMTGFQMPMLSGVAEGLGSQLMQRRQLYAAPMSKLRQLMICRMAKPEEVLIVEDENGNIVRETMKDNDVLVQYKIMRETLIYLANLDHEDTEKQMLRKLSKQLNGEDWTWNNLNTLCWAIGSISGSMGEEQENRFLVMVIRDLLNLCEITKGKDNKAVIASNIMYVVGQYPRFLRAHWKFLKTVVNKLFEFMHETHPGVQDMACDTFLKIVQKCKRKFVLVQVGENEPFVSELLTTLPATIADLEPHQIHSFYESVGNMIQAESDPDKRTEYLQRLMELPNQKWAEIIGQARQSVDFLKDPDVIRAVLNILQTNTCVANSLGTYFLTQISLIFLDMLNVYRMYSELISTSIAQGGPYASKTSIVKLLRSVKRETLKLIETFLDKAEDQQHIGKQFVPPMMDPVLGDYARNLPDARESEVLSLFATIINKYKGAMLEEVPKIFEAVFQCTLEMITKNFEDYPEHRLKFFSLLRAIATYCFPALIRLSSEQLKLVMDSIIWAFRHTERNIAETGLNLLLEMLKNFQASEFCNQFYRTYFLTIEQEIFAVLTDTFHKPGFKLHVLVLQNLFCLVESGMLTEPLWDAATVPYPYPNNGMFIRQYTIKLLSTSFPNMIAAEVTQFVNGLFESRADLPSFKNHIRDFLVQSKEFSAQDNKDLYAEEAAAQRERERERMLSIPGLIAPNEIQDEMVDS; encoded by the exons ATGGCTGCGGAGAAGCTGCGCGATTTAAGTCAGCCGATGGATGTTCCACTGCTGGACGCCACTGTCGCCGCTTTCTATGGCACCGGATCCAAGGAGGAG AGGGCAGCTGCAGACCATATCCTACGGGATTTGCAAAATAACCCAGATATGTGGCTTCAAGTGGTTCACATACTATCTAGTACACAGAATTTGAATACCAAGTTTTTTGCTTTACAG GTTCTAGAAGGTGTTATTAAATACAGATGGAATGCACTGCCAGTTGAACAGCGCGATGGAATGAAGAACTATATTTCAGAAGTTATTGTGAAG CTATCTAGTGATGAGGTATCTTTCCGGCGTGAGAGGCTTTACGTTAATAagttaaacattatattagtCCAG ATCTTGAAGCATGAGTGGCCAGCCCGGTGGAAAAGCTTTATCCCTGACCTTGTTGCAGCAGCAAAAACAAGCGAAACTATTTGTGAGAATTGCATGGCAATTCTGAAA CTTCTTAGTGAAGAGGTGTTTGACTTCTCGAGGGGTGAGATGACCCAACAGAAGATTAAAGAGTTGAAACAATCGTTGAACAG CGAGTTCCAGCTTATTCACGAACTATGTTTGTATGTGTTGTCGGCATCTCTAAGAGCTGAGCTCATCAGGGCTACCCTGGCTACACTGCATGCTTTCCTTTCCTGGATTCCTCTAGGATATATATTTCAATCACCACTG CTTGAAAAACTGCCAAATTTCTTCGTTGTGCCTGCCTATCGCAATCTTACTCTACAATGTCTGACAGAG ATTGCTGCTCTTAGTTTTGGGGATTTTTATAACGCACAGTATGTCAATATGTATTCTGTATTCATGGTTCAATTACAG AACATCCTTCCATCTCATACAAATTTCTTAGAGGCTTATGCAAATGGCACTAGTGAGGAGCAG GCATTTATTCAAAACTTGGCGTTGTTTTTTACATCATTTTACAAG GCTCACATACGAATCCTTGAATCTTTACAAGAGAACAAAAATCTTCTGCTTGTTGGTCTTGAGTATCTTATTAACATATCTTACGTGGATGATACTGAAGTTTTTAAG GTTTGCTTGGACTATTGGAACTCTTTAGTTCTAGAGCTGTTTGAAGCACACCATAACTTGGACAGTCCTGCTGGAAACATGACGGGTTTCCAG ATGCCAATGCTTTCGGGTGTGGCTGAAGGACTTGGTTCACAGCTCATGCAGAGACGACAACTTTATGCTGCTCCTATGTCGAAGTTAAGGCAACTAATGATATGCCGCATGGCAAAGCCTGAAGAAGTCCTCATTGTTGAGGATGAAAATGGGAATATAGTCCGTGAAACTATGAAAGATAATGATGTGCTTGTGCAGTATAAG ATAATGAGGGAAACATTGATCTATTTGGCTAACCTTGATCACGAGGATACTGAAAAACAG ATGCTCAGGAAACTGAGTAAACAACTCAATGGAGAGGACTGGACCTGGAACAATCTCAATACCTTGTGTTGGGCCATTGGATCTATTTCGGGGTCGATGGGAGAGGAGCAG GAAAATAGATTTTTGGTGATGGTAATTCGTGATTTATTGAACCTATGCGAAATCACCAAGGGGAAGGACAACAAAGCTGTCATTGCTAGCAATATCAT GTATGTAGTGGGGCAATACCCTCGATTTTTAAGGGCCCACTGGAAGTTTTTGAAAACTGTTGTGAACAAGTTGTTTGAGTTCATGCACGAAACTCACCCAGGAGTTCAG GACATGGCATGCGAtacctttttaaaaattgttcaGAAGTGCAAACGTAAATTTGTCCTTGTACAG GTTGGAGAGAACGAACCATTTGTTTCAGAACTTTTAACTACTCTTCCGGCAACCATTGCAGATCTTGAGCCCCATCAGATCCATTCCTTTTATGAATCT GTTGGCAATATGATTCAAGCAGAATCTGATCCTGACAAGAGGACTGAATATTTACAGAGGTTGATGGAACTTCCTAACCAG AAATGGGCTGAAATCATTGGTCAAGCGCGCCAGAGTGTGGATTTCTTGAAAGACCCAGATGTTATAAGAGCAGTTCTTAATATATTACAG ACAAATACCTGTGTTGCAAACTCCCTTGGAACATACTTCCTGACACAGATCAGTCTAATCTTCTTGGACATGCTCAATGTGTACAG AATGTATAGTGAGCTTATTTCAACCAGTATTGCTCAAGGAGGGCCTTATGCTTCCAAAACGTCTATTGTGAAACTTTTGCG CTCTGTGAAGAGGGAAACCCTCAAGCTTATTGAGACATTTCTTGACAAAGCTGAAGATCAACAGCATATTGGAAAACAGTTCGTGCCCCCAATGATGGACCCTGTGCTTGGTGATTATGCCCGGAACTTGCCTGATGCAAGGGAGTCAGAagttctctctctttttgccaccataataaataa GTATAAGGGGGCAATGCTTGAAGAAGTTCCTAAGATATTTGAAGCTGTATTCCAGTGCACTCTAGAG ATGATAACAAAGAATTTTGAAGACTATCCAGAGCATCGGCTGAAGTTCTTTTCACTTCTTCGGGCAATTGCTACATATTGTTTTCCTGCTTTGATTCGTTTGTCCAGTGAG CAACTGAAGCTTGTGATGGATTCAATAATTTGGGCTTTCCGTCACACTGAGCGTAATATTGCTGAAACTGGACTCAACCTTCTGTTAGAGATGCTAAAAAACTTTCAG GCATCCGAGTTCTGTAACCAGTTCTACAGGACTTACTTTCTGACAATAGAACAAGAAATATTTGCTGTTTTGACAGACACCTTTCATAAGCCCGGTTTTAAGTTGCATGTATTGGTGTTACAGAACCTATTCTGCCTG GTTGAATCTGGTATGTTGACTGAGCCTCTGTGGGATGCTGCCACTGTTCCGTATCCTTATCCAAACAATGGGATGTTCATTAGGCAATACACAATTAAGCTTTTGAGCACATCCTTCCCTAACATGATAGCTGCTGAG GTGACACAATTTGTCAATGGACTTTTTGAGTCTAGAGCAGATTTGCCCTCGTTCAAAAACCACATAAGAGACTTTCTTGTGCAATCTAAAGAATTTTCAGCTCAG GATAACAAAGATCTTTATGCCGAGGAAGCTGCTGCCCAGAGGGAAAGAGAACGAGAACGCATGCTCTCCATACCCGGACTTATCGCTCCCAACGAGATACAAGATGAAATGGTCGACTCATAA